A section of the Subtercola frigoramans genome encodes:
- a CDS encoding ABC transporter ATP-binding protein: MSSITLTKLSKSYGSSTVIDDLSLSIPEGEFLTLLGPSGCGKTTTLRSIAGLETPDAGQITIGEKVVTCMEQGTVLPPNRRGVGMVFQSYAIWPHLSVFDNVAYPLRRQRVSSKEIQHRVMATLENVGLDHAAHRSATLLSGGQQQRVALARAIVSKPDVLLFDEPLSNLDAQLRISMRDEIQRVRSQGNTTSVYVTHDQSEAFSLSDRVAIMLGGKIVQLDTPEAVMARPANLMVARFLGVENLLQGVVLRRDAGSALLDVPDLGATLTVKCRPGDANPGDRVTLGIRSASITVQSENAEPADESQYPDEPRNTVSGTVVQTTFLGEGAQYRVAVGASHVLARVWSNDSAPLPPNTRVRLSLPSHRITVFDR, translated from the coding sequence ATGTCCAGTATCACGCTCACCAAGCTGTCGAAGAGCTACGGATCGTCGACAGTCATCGACGATCTGTCGCTCTCGATTCCCGAAGGCGAATTCCTCACCCTCTTGGGGCCGAGCGGGTGCGGCAAGACGACGACGCTGCGGTCGATAGCCGGGCTGGAGACTCCGGATGCAGGCCAGATCACCATCGGTGAGAAGGTCGTCACGTGCATGGAGCAGGGCACGGTTCTTCCGCCGAACCGGCGCGGCGTCGGAATGGTCTTCCAGAGTTACGCGATTTGGCCGCACCTCTCGGTGTTCGACAACGTCGCCTACCCTCTCCGACGCCAGCGAGTTTCGTCGAAGGAGATCCAGCATCGTGTCATGGCGACGCTCGAGAATGTGGGACTCGACCATGCGGCTCATCGCTCAGCGACCCTTCTCTCGGGCGGCCAGCAACAGCGAGTTGCGCTGGCCAGGGCGATCGTCTCCAAGCCCGACGTTCTGCTCTTCGACGAGCCGTTGTCGAACCTCGATGCCCAGCTCCGGATCTCGATGCGCGATGAGATCCAGCGTGTCAGATCCCAGGGCAACACCACCTCGGTCTACGTGACCCACGATCAATCCGAGGCCTTCTCCCTCTCAGACCGGGTCGCCATCATGCTCGGGGGCAAGATCGTGCAGCTCGACACTCCTGAAGCGGTCATGGCCAGGCCGGCCAACCTGATGGTTGCGCGCTTCCTGGGCGTCGAGAACCTGCTGCAGGGAGTTGTGCTCCGCCGCGATGCAGGGAGTGCGCTGCTCGACGTCCCCGATCTCGGAGCGACGCTGACGGTGAAGTGCCGTCCAGGAGATGCGAACCCAGGCGACCGGGTGACGCTGGGAATCCGGTCGGCCTCCATCACAGTGCAGAGCGAGAACGCTGAGCCCGCAGATGAATCACAGTACCCAGACGAACCACGGAACACGGTGTCGGGAACAGTGGTGCAGACGACGTTCCTCGGCGAAGGCGCCCAATACCGGGTCGCCGTCGGGGCGAGCCATGTCCTTGCCAGGGTCTGGTCCAACGACTCCGCTCCTCTGCCGCCGAACACGCGGGTCCGCCTTTCGCTCCCGTCCCATCGGATCACCGTGTTCGACCGGTAG
- a CDS encoding ABC transporter permease, with amino-acid sequence MTTVGRTAVKGSFSAGSKSARVLPWVLLAIVIICAFVVPLVMLVVMAFRTDIPGLPGEWSTQGFVQAFTDPSILKPLGDSLIFAVCSSFFGTLFALFFVFVSTRTTARLRRFVTPMMIIILATPVLFFALSWGMLGADHVGLINKLYTMLTGSNVSIFTINSWPGLIFVMSIKLSAFSYFLLLGPSLKMNRSLEEAAEVSGSGRAGTFFRVYLPLLSPAIFGSLLVGFIGSLQAFDTPQIIGTQAGIRVLSTEIYRFVAQYPANYAGAASISIGLVALLILLVVLQMRLLRGRDYTTVGGKSTFNAALSFPRTGWLLNVAIVVFATLAFVLPTLQLVLSSFNTVFGRYDGFSLRNYQTIFKNPAALSAVWNTVEFMVVGGFVTVLIGTIMTYALRARPNKWKRALELPTWIPWAMPGLVGVLAILGTILTIPFLHPIYGSSAALFIALVIVSLPIAMRFTENAVLQIDRQLVDAARISGASGMTSFRTILLPLIGPSFISGWFVTGLAIAGNLEVPLLLGSVKTTTIAGLAYKYYSDSASPLAAAIFCILLVTVLVLFGITSLIRFVLAAGLRRGVERKSADLERRAADRAGSLLGATRAAAVPAVVSHAPEPARQN; translated from the coding sequence ATGACGACCGTTGGCCGCACTGCAGTGAAGGGCTCCTTCTCTGCCGGCTCGAAGTCCGCCAGGGTGCTCCCGTGGGTGCTCCTGGCCATCGTGATCATCTGCGCCTTCGTCGTTCCGCTGGTGATGCTCGTCGTGATGGCGTTCCGCACCGACATCCCCGGCCTGCCGGGGGAGTGGTCGACGCAGGGCTTCGTTCAGGCGTTCACCGACCCGAGCATCCTCAAGCCGCTCGGCGACTCTCTGATCTTCGCTGTGTGCAGTTCGTTCTTCGGCACGCTGTTCGCGCTGTTCTTCGTGTTTGTCTCGACGCGCACGACGGCCAGGCTCCGTCGGTTCGTGACACCGATGATGATCATCATCCTCGCGACGCCGGTGTTGTTCTTCGCGCTGAGCTGGGGGATGCTCGGGGCAGACCACGTCGGGCTGATCAACAAGCTCTACACGATGCTGACCGGTTCGAATGTGTCGATCTTCACCATCAACAGCTGGCCCGGCCTGATCTTCGTGATGAGCATCAAGCTGAGTGCGTTCTCGTACTTCCTTCTCCTCGGCCCGTCGCTGAAGATGAACAGGTCGCTCGAGGAGGCGGCCGAGGTCTCGGGTTCGGGGCGTGCGGGTACCTTCTTCAGGGTCTACCTGCCTTTGCTCAGCCCGGCGATCTTCGGCTCGCTTCTGGTCGGGTTCATCGGCAGTCTTCAGGCCTTCGACACGCCCCAGATCATCGGCACCCAGGCCGGAATCCGGGTGCTCTCCACCGAGATCTACCGGTTCGTGGCGCAGTACCCCGCGAACTACGCCGGGGCCGCGAGCATCTCGATCGGCCTGGTCGCCCTGCTCATTCTGCTCGTCGTGCTGCAGATGCGGCTGCTTCGAGGCAGGGACTACACAACAGTCGGCGGTAAGAGCACGTTCAACGCGGCGTTGAGCTTCCCCAGGACCGGATGGCTGCTGAATGTCGCCATCGTGGTCTTCGCCACTCTCGCCTTCGTCCTGCCGACACTGCAACTGGTTCTGAGTTCTTTCAACACGGTCTTCGGGCGGTATGACGGGTTCTCGCTGCGCAACTACCAGACGATCTTCAAGAACCCGGCGGCCCTCTCCGCCGTGTGGAACACCGTCGAGTTCATGGTCGTCGGTGGGTTCGTGACCGTGCTGATCGGGACGATCATGACGTATGCCCTGCGGGCGCGACCGAACAAGTGGAAACGCGCACTCGAACTGCCGACATGGATTCCGTGGGCGATGCCCGGTCTAGTCGGAGTCCTGGCCATCCTCGGGACCATCCTCACGATCCCCTTTCTGCACCCGATCTACGGTTCGTCGGCGGCGCTGTTCATCGCCCTGGTGATCGTCTCCCTTCCGATTGCCATGCGATTCACCGAGAACGCTGTGCTGCAGATCGACCGGCAACTGGTTGACGCCGCCAGGATCAGCGGCGCCTCCGGCATGACCAGCTTCCGCACGATCCTGTTGCCTCTCATCGGGCCGAGCTTCATCTCAGGTTGGTTCGTCACCGGCCTGGCCATCGCCGGGAACCTCGAAGTGCCGCTTCTTCTCGGTTCGGTCAAGACCACCACCATCGCCGGGCTCGCCTACAAGTACTACTCAGACAGCGCCAGCCCGCTGGCGGCAGCGATCTTCTGCATACTCCTGGTGACGGTGCTGGTGCTCTTCGGAATCACCTCGCTGATCAGGTTCGTGCTGGCCGCTGGCCTGCGCCGCGGCGTCGAGAGAAAATCCGCCGACCTCGAACGGCGTGCGGCAGACCGGGCCGGATCCCTGCTTGGTGCCACCCGGGCGGCCGCAGTCCCGGCCGTGGTCAGTCATGCACCAGAACCCGCCCGACAGAACTGA
- a CDS encoding dipeptide ABC transporter ATP-binding protein produces the protein MNTAQATEQNLAHTQGQAPAARRSEGATLDIQGLTVSYSKGGRLTRVLDDVSFCIRPGEAYGLVGESGSGKSTLAFGTVRYLAPNAVVESGRILFRGVDVLTKSDSELRVLRGSEIAMVYQDPSSSLNPSMKVGDQIAEVYRAHDGCTRAEATSRAHAVLEKVAFPDPAAIYPRYPHQLSGGQQQRVVIAMALAGEPSLLVLDEPTTGLDLSVQAEVLTLVRHLHRTNGIAMLFISHDLATVRKLCDRIGVMRHGRLLEEGEAEQVFTAPRHPYTRGLIDCLPREGMHKNGVRLRPIEDDDTPLLPEAAAVRAPVEIDRSGPPVLEVTGLTKSFGGVRAARDISLTIHRGEVVGLVGESGSGKSTLGRLIVGLESADSGRILLGGRALAGTVERRSRAEKRSVQMVFQRPDTTLNPRRTVRATLRRAISKLDGSSTVAELAARVRLGEVQLATVPRRLSGGMKQRVAIARAFAGDPDVVVCDEPTSALDPSIQASILNELADIAASRGTAYLFISHDLEAVRYIADRVVVLYLGEIVEQGPVDEVMSNPQHPYTKKLLAASASRFSTEQ, from the coding sequence ATGAACACGGCTCAGGCCACTGAACAGAATCTGGCTCACACCCAGGGGCAGGCACCGGCCGCAAGGCGGAGCGAGGGGGCAACACTCGACATCCAGGGCCTGACGGTCTCGTACAGCAAGGGTGGCCGTCTCACCCGCGTGCTCGACGATGTCTCGTTCTGTATCCGCCCCGGTGAGGCCTACGGCCTCGTGGGTGAATCCGGCAGCGGCAAGTCGACGCTCGCCTTCGGCACGGTGCGCTATCTCGCTCCGAACGCGGTCGTCGAGAGCGGGCGCATCCTGTTTCGGGGAGTCGATGTGCTGACCAAGTCAGACAGCGAACTGCGTGTGCTCCGCGGCTCGGAGATCGCCATGGTCTATCAGGATCCCTCTTCTTCGCTCAACCCGTCGATGAAGGTGGGAGACCAGATCGCCGAGGTCTACCGCGCCCACGACGGCTGCACCCGTGCCGAAGCGACCTCGCGCGCGCACGCCGTTCTCGAGAAGGTCGCGTTCCCCGACCCCGCGGCGATCTACCCGCGGTACCCGCACCAGCTCTCCGGCGGCCAGCAGCAGCGGGTGGTGATCGCCATGGCACTGGCCGGCGAGCCGAGCCTTCTCGTGCTCGACGAGCCGACGACCGGGCTCGACCTGAGCGTTCAGGCCGAAGTGCTGACGCTCGTGCGTCATCTGCATCGCACCAACGGCATCGCCATGCTTTTCATCAGCCACGACCTCGCGACAGTGCGAAAGCTGTGCGATCGAATCGGGGTCATGCGACACGGCCGGCTCCTGGAGGAAGGAGAGGCAGAGCAGGTCTTCACCGCGCCGCGCCATCCCTACACGCGCGGGCTCATCGACTGCCTCCCGAGGGAGGGCATGCACAAGAACGGCGTGCGATTGCGGCCGATAGAAGACGACGACACCCCCCTCCTGCCTGAAGCGGCGGCAGTCAGAGCGCCCGTCGAAATCGACCGGAGCGGTCCTCCTGTGCTCGAAGTCACCGGCCTCACGAAGTCATTCGGTGGCGTGCGCGCTGCTCGTGACATCTCCCTGACGATCCATCGGGGCGAGGTCGTCGGTCTCGTCGGCGAATCGGGGAGCGGCAAGTCCACGCTGGGACGCTTGATCGTGGGCCTCGAGTCCGCCGACTCCGGCCGGATCCTTCTGGGTGGCCGGGCACTGGCTGGCACCGTCGAGCGCCGCAGCCGAGCTGAGAAGCGCTCGGTGCAGATGGTCTTCCAGCGCCCCGACACCACACTGAACCCCAGGCGCACTGTGCGAGCCACGCTCCGGCGGGCCATCTCGAAGCTCGATGGCTCGTCAACGGTGGCCGAGCTGGCCGCCCGGGTCAGACTCGGCGAGGTGCAGCTTGCAACCGTGCCTCGTCGCCTGTCGGGGGGTATGAAGCAAAGGGTGGCCATCGCCCGGGCTTTCGCCGGGGATCCGGATGTCGTGGTGTGCGACGAACCGACCTCGGCGCTCGACCCCTCGATCCAGGCATCGATCCTCAACGAGCTGGCCGACATCGCAGCGTCGCGAGGCACAGCCTATCTCTTCATCTCGCACGACCTCGAGGCGGTGCGGTACATCGCAGATCGGGTCGTCGTGCTCTACCTCGGCGAGATCGTCGAACAGGGGCCCGTCGACGAGGTCATGTCGAACCCGCAGCACCCGTACACGAAGAAGCTCCTGGCCGCCTCTGCGTCACGGTTCTCGACCGAACAGTGA
- a CDS encoding ABC transporter permease: MTITIPDPAIEGEKPGALVPTRVVSLRALAPGLRTPSGMIGTTIIVIWVVVALSWSLWAQDPFATNALATFRAPSPSHLFGTDSLGRDVFARVMAGSSTSLIIGPSATLIAMAGGILFGGLAGYLGGMADEIIMRIADVLLAFPAMIIAIILLGLLQSDVGSLILLLALFFMPLVARTVRGAVINVKNQEYVEAARLRGESTPYILFAEILPNISGVLVVEATVRLSSAIVTSASLSFIGLGVQPPSPDWGLAIATEAPYLTIAWWAALFPSLALASLVVGVALLAEGLREGSER, from the coding sequence ATGACGATCACCATTCCAGACCCGGCGATCGAGGGCGAGAAGCCCGGCGCCCTGGTCCCCACCCGCGTCGTCAGTCTGCGTGCGCTCGCTCCGGGGCTGCGTACGCCGTCAGGGATGATCGGCACGACGATCATCGTCATCTGGGTCGTCGTCGCGCTGAGCTGGTCGCTCTGGGCCCAGGATCCGTTTGCGACGAATGCACTCGCCACCTTCAGAGCCCCGAGCCCCAGTCATCTCTTCGGAACCGACTCCCTGGGCCGCGACGTCTTCGCCCGGGTCATGGCCGGCTCATCGACCTCACTCATCATCGGGCCGTCAGCGACCCTGATTGCGATGGCCGGGGGCATCCTGTTCGGCGGTCTGGCCGGGTATCTCGGCGGCATGGCTGACGAGATCATCATGCGGATCGCAGACGTGTTGCTCGCGTTCCCGGCGATGATCATTGCGATCATCCTGCTCGGCCTGCTGCAGTCCGACGTCGGAAGCCTCATCCTGTTGCTCGCCCTCTTCTTCATGCCCCTGGTCGCCCGCACGGTTCGCGGCGCGGTGATCAATGTGAAGAACCAGGAGTACGTCGAGGCTGCGCGCCTCCGCGGCGAGAGCACTCCGTACATCCTGTTCGCGGAGATCCTCCCCAACATCTCGGGGGTGCTCGTGGTCGAGGCGACGGTGCGGCTCTCGTCGGCGATCGTGACCTCTGCTTCTTTATCGTTCATCGGGCTGGGTGTGCAGCCGCCCTCACCGGACTGGGGTCTCGCCATCGCGACCGAGGCGCCCTACCTGACGATCGCGTGGTGGGCAGCTCTCTTCCCCTCACTCGCCCTGGCATCGCTTGTCGTCGGAGTGGCACTGCTGGCCGAGGGACTGCGCGAAGGGAGCGAACGATGA
- a CDS encoding ABC transporter permease, which yields MNSRLAGRMILYRVLFTVLTLFVVSIGIFLLAQVLPGDIGRTILGSYATPEQVAALNDQLGVNRPVIVRYFEWLGGFVTGNWGSSPVLGSGIGPVLTAALGRTVLLAAVAFAISAPISYFLGSYAGRHPGSRADRVINLGSVGASGTPDIVSGVLLIAIFAVVLRVFPSTAQTSDPSILTQIYYLILPSLAVAPTIVGYLARIVRANTREVVESDYVRTAVLKGVPRSWVRRRHIGRNAVVPGLAVFSAQLVYLLTGLVAIERLFNYPGLGSVLLKATQTSDVVLLATGTLLAAVLLISVNLVADITMVLLNPRLRTAATA from the coding sequence ATGAACAGCCGGCTGGCGGGGAGGATGATCCTGTACCGGGTGCTCTTCACCGTGTTGACACTCTTCGTGGTGTCGATCGGGATCTTCCTCCTCGCCCAGGTGCTGCCGGGTGACATCGGCCGCACGATTCTGGGCAGCTATGCCACACCCGAGCAGGTCGCGGCACTGAATGATCAGCTCGGTGTGAACCGACCGGTGATCGTGCGGTACTTCGAGTGGCTCGGTGGTTTCGTGACCGGCAACTGGGGGTCGTCACCGGTTCTCGGCTCTGGCATCGGCCCGGTGCTCACTGCTGCGCTCGGCAGAACGGTGCTGCTGGCCGCCGTCGCGTTTGCCATCTCGGCACCCATCTCCTACTTTCTGGGCAGCTACGCAGGTCGTCACCCGGGAAGCAGAGCAGATCGGGTGATCAACCTGGGCAGCGTCGGCGCCAGTGGCACCCCCGACATCGTCAGCGGGGTGTTGCTGATCGCCATCTTCGCGGTGGTGCTTCGGGTCTTTCCCTCCACCGCGCAGACCAGCGACCCGAGCATCCTGACGCAGATCTACTACCTCATTCTGCCGAGCCTCGCGGTCGCCCCGACCATCGTCGGGTACCTCGCCCGGATCGTGCGGGCGAACACCCGCGAGGTTGTGGAATCGGACTACGTGCGCACAGCGGTGCTGAAGGGCGTGCCACGGAGCTGGGTCCGGCGCCGTCACATCGGCAGGAATGCCGTCGTGCCGGGCCTCGCCGTGTTCAGCGCGCAGCTCGTCTACCTGCTCACCGGCCTCGTCGCGATCGAGCGACTGTTCAACTACCCAGGGCTGGGCTCGGTGCTGCTGAAGGCGACGCAGACGAGCGATGTGGTGTTGCTCGCCACCGGCACCCTCCTGGCGGCCGTGCTCCTCATCTCTGTGAACCTCGTTGCCGACATCACGATGGTCCTGCTCAATCCGAGACTCCGAACGGCGGCGACCGCATGA
- a CDS encoding ABC transporter substrate-binding protein, whose translation MNSTTQPLAEAPPTEAKRRWSRVVATLTALAVVPVLLAACAGGAPSASNSTGAPKAGGTMKVGSPSPNAAPDPVTMYDPGSINVVQQVAEYLVWSENDGTLSPMLATSWDSSADAATWTVTLRDGVTFNNGSPLTATDVVASIDRLIAPDSVSSAASSFAGILTVGHTVATDAKTVTFTLDRPFADFPYLISSANYNTVILPADYDGDFLHNPVGTGPFTLTSYDPNTGAVYAKNPSYWDASKVYLDGVTMTFFTDYTALSSALLSRSIDVAALVSYSANQPLYSSDQVVLQSTNAVGGTFLAMRTDTAPWDDVRVRQALALTIDREALKQALQGGQGVIANDHIFADLYGQNVTVPQRDKNIDEAKSLLAAAGHAGGLTATLSAPQSAAAMAQLIQQMAAEAGFTLTLDLQDDATYYNAPWLEVPLGLTGWASRPTASQFLSLAFTSDAIWNTAHWSNAEFDGLVAQYEATVDKTARAALAQQIATLMHDQVPQIIATWPENAIATLPDVHGVPVSASAYTELAHAWLDR comes from the coding sequence ATGAACTCCACAACGCAGCCGCTGGCTGAAGCCCCGCCCACAGAGGCCAAACGACGCTGGTCCAGAGTCGTGGCGACTCTCACAGCCCTGGCCGTCGTGCCCGTGCTCCTCGCCGCGTGCGCCGGCGGTGCTCCGTCTGCTTCGAACTCCACGGGCGCACCGAAGGCCGGAGGCACCATGAAAGTGGGTTCGCCGAGCCCCAACGCCGCGCCAGACCCTGTGACCATGTACGACCCGGGATCGATCAACGTCGTGCAGCAGGTCGCCGAGTACCTGGTGTGGTCTGAGAACGACGGAACGCTGAGCCCCATGCTGGCCACCAGTTGGGACTCCTCGGCCGATGCGGCCACCTGGACGGTGACCCTGCGAGACGGAGTCACCTTCAACAACGGGTCGCCGCTCACCGCCACCGACGTCGTCGCCTCCATCGACCGGCTGATCGCGCCGGACTCCGTGTCGTCTGCGGCGTCGTCGTTCGCAGGCATCCTGACGGTGGGCCACACGGTCGCGACAGACGCCAAGACCGTCACCTTCACTCTCGACCGGCCCTTCGCGGACTTCCCTTACCTGATCTCCTCGGCCAACTACAACACGGTCATCCTCCCCGCCGACTACGATGGCGACTTCCTTCACAACCCTGTGGGAACCGGGCCGTTCACGCTCACCAGCTACGACCCGAACACCGGCGCCGTCTATGCGAAGAACCCCAGCTACTGGGATGCTTCGAAGGTCTACCTCGATGGCGTCACCATGACGTTCTTCACCGACTACACCGCTCTGTCGAGCGCTCTGCTGTCGCGGTCGATCGACGTGGCCGCGCTGGTCAGCTACTCCGCGAACCAGCCCCTCTACAGCAGCGACCAGGTGGTTCTCCAGAGCACCAATGCTGTCGGTGGCACCTTCCTCGCCATGCGTACAGACACGGCCCCGTGGGACGATGTGCGTGTGCGGCAGGCACTTGCCCTCACCATCGACCGTGAAGCGCTGAAGCAGGCTCTCCAGGGTGGGCAGGGGGTCATCGCAAACGACCACATCTTCGCCGACCTCTACGGCCAGAACGTGACCGTGCCCCAGCGGGACAAGAACATCGACGAGGCGAAGTCACTGCTTGCGGCCGCCGGCCACGCCGGAGGGCTGACGGCAACACTGTCAGCGCCTCAATCCGCTGCCGCCATGGCCCAGCTGATCCAGCAGATGGCGGCAGAAGCGGGCTTCACTCTCACGCTCGATCTGCAGGATGACGCGACGTACTACAACGCACCCTGGCTCGAAGTCCCCCTGGGGCTCACCGGCTGGGCCTCCCGCCCGACGGCATCGCAGTTCCTCTCACTGGCATTCACCTCCGACGCGATCTGGAACACCGCCCACTGGTCTAACGCCGAGTTCGACGGCCTGGTGGCCCAGTACGAGGCGACCGTCGACAAGACGGCCCGCGCCGCCCTCGCGCAGCAGATCGCGACCCTCATGCACGACCAGGTTCCGCAGATCATCGCGACCTGGCCGGAGAACGCCATCGCGACACTCCCCGATGTGCATGGCGTTCCCGTGAGTGCGTCTGCCTACACCGAGCTCGCGCACGCCTGGCTGGATCGCTGA